The Corynebacterium glaucum genome includes a region encoding these proteins:
- a CDS encoding GTP pyrophosphokinase, whose translation MSSKKIHDDTVARLGSTYFTWLDANEGIAVTFRNALHELMLDAGINFDRVDVRVKTWPSLKAKARKLNDDGELLYPDPWHDIRDILGARVTVLHSTEIPAVQRLLADQFEVLRSVDKAQETRIAGGFGYGSHHLQVRVTERSEGLEAYVGTVFEVQIRTVLQHAWAEFEHDIRYKRGGASGASQHKSDPQIDRAFTLAAGLIELADQQFDQIAGIANPHHDLPGLGAADVDLSPETLPGILTILLGPKFPLSRADDYRFLLELLRTHGIEEVDQLRDLINPADIEALSNSLEYAFEPGQVRIVDDLLLNRYGTDHIERTWDAGNRPKVRRTRLTRRLARLRGAD comes from the coding sequence ATGAGCAGTAAGAAGATCCACGACGACACCGTCGCGCGCCTCGGCTCTACCTACTTCACCTGGCTCGACGCCAACGAAGGCATCGCAGTCACGTTCCGCAACGCCCTGCACGAACTCATGCTCGACGCCGGCATCAACTTCGACAGGGTCGACGTCAGGGTCAAAACCTGGCCTTCACTCAAGGCAAAAGCACGCAAGCTTAACGACGACGGCGAGCTCCTCTACCCCGATCCTTGGCACGACATCCGCGACATCTTGGGAGCGCGAGTGACTGTTTTGCACTCCACCGAGATCCCCGCGGTGCAGCGCCTTCTAGCTGACCAGTTTGAGGTGCTCCGCAGCGTCGACAAGGCCCAGGAAACGCGCATTGCCGGCGGCTTCGGCTACGGGTCGCACCACCTGCAGGTCCGCGTGACCGAACGATCCGAGGGGCTCGAAGCGTACGTAGGCACAGTCTTTGAAGTGCAGATCCGCACCGTGCTGCAGCATGCATGGGCCGAGTTCGAACACGACATCCGCTACAAGCGTGGGGGTGCCAGCGGCGCGTCTCAACACAAATCCGATCCGCAAATTGACCGCGCGTTTACTCTAGCCGCGGGGTTGATCGAACTCGCGGACCAACAGTTCGACCAGATCGCAGGCATCGCCAATCCGCACCACGATCTCCCAGGGCTCGGCGCAGCCGACGTCGACCTCTCCCCCGAGACACTGCCCGGCATTCTGACCATTCTGCTTGGCCCGAAGTTTCCGCTGTCCCGCGCGGACGACTACCGGTTCCTACTGGAGCTGCTGCGCACCCACGGCATCGAGGAAGTCGACCAGCTGCGCGACCTGATCAACCCCGCAGACATCGAGGCACTATCCAACTCACTTGAATATGCCTTTGAGCCCGGGCAGGTCCGCATCGTGGACGACCTGCTCCTCAACCGCTACGGAACTGACCACATCGAGCGGACCTGGGACGCGGGCAACCGCCCAAAGGTCCGCCGGACCCGCCTCACCCGCAGACTGGCCCGCCTTCGCGGCGCGGATTAG
- a CDS encoding RNA-binding S4 domain-containing protein translates to MTQPDGSAVRIDVWLWAVRIFKTRSQAAEAVRAGHVKLNEQAVKAATQVVPGDHVRVWKDHRYLEFEVTATVRKRVGAPIARQCYIDKSPPPPPMDIFATMPKRDRGAGRPTKKERRETDRLLGRKR, encoded by the coding sequence ATGACCCAACCCGACGGATCTGCCGTCCGTATCGATGTATGGCTGTGGGCGGTACGCATTTTCAAGACCCGCAGCCAGGCCGCCGAGGCCGTGCGCGCAGGGCACGTCAAACTCAACGAACAGGCGGTGAAAGCCGCGACGCAGGTGGTGCCAGGCGACCACGTGCGCGTGTGGAAAGACCACCGCTACCTCGAGTTCGAAGTCACTGCAACGGTGCGTAAACGCGTCGGGGCGCCGATTGCCCGGCAGTGCTACATCGACAAGTCACCGCCGCCACCGCCGATGGACATTTTCGCCACAATGCCGAAGCGTGATCGCGGTGCCGGCCGACCCACGAAGAAGGAGCGCCGCGAGACTGACCGGCTCCTTGGCCGCAAGCGCTAG
- a CDS encoding IMPACT family protein — translation MRTSYELPAAELVTHEFEIKRSRFITWVDRARSEEEARGLVTRAREAYPDARHHCSAFIVHVENSQPIERSSDDGEPSGTAGKPMLEVLKGSGMLDVAAVVIRYFGGVKLGTGGLVSAYTNSVSEALELVQRRTRVVKDLATVDLPHGEAGRIEAELRGAGIEIVGVEYGSMARYTLAFNPGDQSLVDATLAAATHGSSEAKAAGQRWIELG, via the coding sequence ATGCGCACGTCTTATGAATTGCCCGCCGCGGAGCTGGTCACCCACGAGTTTGAGATAAAGCGCTCGCGTTTCATCACCTGGGTTGACCGCGCGCGCAGTGAAGAGGAAGCACGCGGACTGGTCACGCGTGCGCGTGAGGCGTACCCGGACGCGCGGCACCACTGCTCCGCGTTCATCGTGCACGTAGAAAATTCGCAGCCGATCGAGCGCTCCTCCGACGACGGCGAGCCTTCAGGCACCGCCGGCAAGCCGATGCTCGAGGTGCTCAAAGGCTCGGGAATGCTCGATGTCGCCGCCGTGGTGATCCGCTACTTTGGCGGGGTCAAGCTGGGCACCGGCGGCCTGGTTAGCGCCTACACCAACTCGGTGTCGGAAGCGCTCGAGCTGGTCCAGCGGCGCACGCGGGTGGTGAAAGACTTGGCCACTGTCGACCTGCCGCACGGAGAAGCAGGCCGCATCGAGGCCGAGCTACGCGGCGCCGGCATCGAGATCGTCGGCGTCGAGTACGGTTCGATGGCCCGCTACACGCTCGCCTTCAATCCAGGAGACCAATCGCTTGTCGACGCCACGTTGGCCGCCGCCACCCACGGCTCCTCAGAGGCTAAGGCGGCGGGCCAGCGCTGGATCGAGCTGGGTTAA
- the treZ gene encoding malto-oligosyltrehalose trehalohydrolase — protein MQRFQVWAPHARNVRITIDGATHDMRAEDRGWWFCDEVPQAGQRYTFSLFDGTEWTKPLPDPRTRSQPDGVHGPSEVVADDFEWTDHDWAGIHLRDQVIYELHVGTFTPEGTFNAVTDKLEYLAELGVNAIELMPVQPFAGTRNWGYDGVDWFAVQHSYGGPEGLKRLVDAAHAEGIAVILDVVYNHFGPEGNYNPLFGPYTTHGRTGWGDVVNISGPGSDEVRAYILDSVRQWLDEFHIDGLRLDAVHAYDDRRAYSLMEEIRRVADGVADETRVPRTIIGETDQNDPRIVNDESRGGYGLSAQWLDDVHHCVHTLITGERQGYYIDYGTVELLADTLRNAYRFRDTWSEFRARTHGRPLDLSHVAPWRMVTFTTNHDQTGNRAAGDRPSQSLSPEQLALRAATILLSPFTPMLFMGEEFGARTPFPFFVSHTDDELARMTREGRLQEFARQGWNYADVPDPLDPKTFESARLDWEFEKEQAMLLDAYRELLEIRRTRGFNREDLRELQVEHGETWLTMRDAASASVTFAANFSDAPVTVPVGGELVYSFTTPKVGAEETVLDPWGFAVLA, from the coding sequence ATGCAGCGTTTCCAAGTCTGGGCACCCCACGCGCGCAACGTGCGCATCACCATCGACGGCGCCACGCACGACATGCGCGCCGAGGACCGCGGGTGGTGGTTCTGCGATGAGGTTCCGCAAGCCGGTCAGCGCTACACATTTTCGCTTTTCGACGGCACCGAGTGGACGAAGCCCTTGCCCGATCCGCGGACCCGCTCGCAACCTGACGGTGTGCACGGCCCGTCGGAGGTTGTGGCGGACGACTTCGAGTGGACCGACCACGATTGGGCCGGCATTCACCTGCGTGACCAGGTGATCTACGAGCTCCACGTGGGAACGTTCACTCCGGAGGGCACGTTCAACGCTGTCACCGACAAGCTGGAGTACCTCGCGGAGCTTGGTGTGAACGCCATCGAACTCATGCCGGTACAGCCGTTCGCCGGCACCCGGAATTGGGGCTACGACGGGGTGGACTGGTTTGCGGTCCAGCACTCATACGGCGGCCCAGAGGGCCTGAAACGGCTGGTTGACGCGGCCCACGCCGAAGGCATCGCCGTGATCCTGGATGTGGTGTACAACCACTTCGGCCCGGAAGGCAACTACAACCCGCTATTCGGCCCCTACACCACGCACGGCCGCACGGGATGGGGCGACGTGGTGAACATTTCCGGCCCAGGCTCGGACGAGGTGCGCGCCTACATCCTGGACTCCGTGCGCCAGTGGCTGGATGAGTTCCACATTGACGGCCTTCGTCTTGACGCGGTGCATGCTTACGACGACCGCCGCGCGTACTCATTGATGGAAGAGATCCGCCGCGTCGCCGACGGGGTCGCCGACGAAACCCGGGTGCCGCGCACGATCATCGGTGAGACAGACCAGAACGACCCGCGCATCGTCAACGATGAATCGCGCGGCGGCTACGGCCTGTCCGCACAGTGGCTCGACGACGTGCACCACTGCGTGCACACCCTGATCACCGGCGAGCGCCAGGGCTACTACATCGACTACGGCACCGTCGAGCTCCTCGCAGACACACTGCGCAACGCCTACCGCTTCCGCGACACGTGGTCTGAGTTCCGCGCCCGCACCCACGGCCGCCCCTTGGACCTCAGCCACGTGGCGCCTTGGCGCATGGTCACGTTCACCACCAACCATGACCAGACTGGGAACAGGGCTGCGGGTGACAGGCCGTCGCAAAGCTTGAGCCCCGAACAACTCGCCCTGCGTGCCGCGACCATCCTGCTGAGCCCTTTCACTCCGATGCTGTTCATGGGCGAGGAGTTTGGGGCGCGCACGCCGTTTCCGTTCTTCGTTTCGCACACCGACGATGAGCTTGCGCGAATGACGCGCGAGGGCCGCCTGCAGGAGTTCGCCCGGCAGGGCTGGAACTACGCGGACGTGCCCGACCCGCTCGATCCTAAGACCTTCGAGTCCGCACGGTTGGATTGGGAGTTTGAGAAGGAGCAAGCCATGCTTCTCGACGCCTACCGTGAACTGCTTGAAATCCGCCGCACCCGAGGCTTCAACCGCGAAGATCTGCGCGAGCTTCAGGTGGAGCACGGAGAAACGTGGCTGACCATGCGTGACGCCGCTTCCGCGTCCGTGACTTTCGCGGCGAACTTCTCGGACGCGCCGGTGACCGTGCCGGTGGGTGGCGAGCTGGTGTACTCGTTCACCACTCCGAAGGTAGGGGCCGAGGAGACCGTGTTGGACCCGTGGGGGTTTGCGGTGCTGGCGTAG
- the ilvA gene encoding threonine ammonia-lyase IlvA, producing the protein MTSSTFQPVRAADIQAAQARISSVIEPTPLQYCPRLSEQYNAQIYLKREDLQDVRSYKIRGAYYGISGLSEGDRAAGVVAASAGNHAQGVAYACRALNIQGKIFVPKPTPKQKRDRIRVHGGDNIELVVTGNTFDEAAQAAREDAAARGATIIEPFDSRDTVIGQGTVAAEILAQLTGLGRQLDTMVVPVGGGGLFAGVTSYFADMSPRTAIVGVEPRGAASLTAALENEGPVTLTDIDPFVDGAAVKRIGEFPYEVIERNQGRTHLLLADEGAVCTEMLSLYQNEGIIAEPAGALAVAGLNNIKIQPDTTVVCIISGGNNDVLRYAEVMERSLVHRGLRHYFLVNFPQEPGQLRTFLTDILGKDDDIVLFEYLKKNNRETGAALVGLELTRASDLEPLLERMADSPIECRRLEPGTPEYEYIVSG; encoded by the coding sequence ATGACCTCCAGCACGTTCCAGCCAGTTCGCGCCGCAGACATCCAGGCGGCGCAGGCCAGGATTTCGTCGGTGATTGAGCCGACGCCCCTGCAGTACTGTCCGCGACTGTCGGAGCAGTACAACGCGCAGATATACCTCAAGCGTGAGGATTTGCAGGACGTGCGTTCGTACAAGATCCGGGGCGCCTACTACGGCATCTCGGGGCTGTCGGAGGGGGACCGCGCCGCTGGCGTTGTCGCCGCGTCCGCCGGTAACCACGCGCAAGGCGTGGCGTACGCGTGTCGGGCGCTGAATATCCAGGGCAAGATCTTCGTTCCCAAGCCCACTCCGAAGCAGAAGCGGGACCGAATCCGCGTACACGGCGGTGACAACATCGAGCTAGTGGTCACCGGCAACACGTTTGACGAGGCCGCCCAGGCGGCGCGAGAGGACGCAGCGGCCCGCGGTGCCACAATCATTGAGCCGTTCGACTCCCGCGACACCGTCATCGGCCAGGGCACCGTCGCCGCGGAGATTCTCGCGCAGCTCACCGGGCTAGGCCGTCAGCTGGACACGATGGTTGTGCCGGTCGGCGGCGGCGGGCTGTTCGCGGGCGTGACCTCGTACTTCGCGGACATGTCGCCCCGCACCGCCATCGTCGGCGTCGAGCCGCGCGGCGCCGCATCGCTCACCGCTGCGCTGGAAAACGAGGGCCCGGTCACCCTCACCGACATCGACCCTTTCGTCGACGGCGCCGCGGTCAAGCGCATCGGAGAGTTCCCTTACGAAGTCATCGAGCGCAACCAGGGCCGCACCCATCTTTTGCTTGCCGACGAAGGCGCCGTATGCACCGAGATGCTCTCCCTGTACCAAAACGAGGGCATTATTGCCGAGCCTGCCGGTGCACTCGCGGTGGCGGGGCTGAATAATATCAAGATCCAGCCGGACACCACCGTGGTGTGCATCATCTCTGGTGGAAACAATGACGTGCTGCGCTACGCCGAGGTCATGGAACGCTCCCTGGTGCACCGGGGGCTGCGTCACTACTTCCTGGTCAACTTCCCGCAGGAGCCGGGCCAGCTGCGCACCTTCCTCACGGACATCCTCGGCAAAGACGACGACATCGTCCTCTTCGAGTACTTGAAGAAGAACAACCGCGAGACCGGTGCCGCCCTCGTGGGGCTGGAGCTCACCCGCGCCAGCGACCTGGAACCGCTGCTGGAACGCATGGCGGATTCGCCCATCGAATGTCGCCGTCTCGAGCCGGGCACCCCGGAGTACGAGTACATCGTCTCCGGGTAA
- the dnaE gene encoding DNA polymerase III subunit alpha produces MAKNSSFVHLHNHTEFSMLDGMAKVDLLAEEVARQGMPAVGMTDHGNMFGSNAFYRRMVDAGIKPIIGIEAYMAPGSRFDKKRQLWGTPDQKSDDVSASGAYLHQTLLAENATGLRNLFKLSSLASYEGQLGKWPRMDAELIAEHADGIIATTGCPSGDVQTRLRLGQYDAALEAAAMWQDIYGRDNYFLELMDHGLHIERRVREDLLRIGEALDLPPLVTNDCHYVLESQAPAHEAMLCVQTGKTLMDPDRFKFDGTGYYIKSAEQMRELWDSEVPDGCDNTLWIAERVGDYSELWEEHPHDRMPIADVPEGETPTTWLRKEVMRGLEDRFDGAEVPQDYIERANYEIDVIDMKGYPSYFLIVAELIKHAREIGIRVGPGRGSAAGALVAYALTITNIDPMEHGLLFERFLNPERPSAPDIDIDFDDRRRGEMITYAAERWGEDKIAQVITFGTVKTKQAIKDSAKVNFGQPGFQMADRINAALPPAIMAKDIPLSGITDPEHARYAEAAEVRSLIETDPDVAKIYETARGLEGVVRQAGVHACAVIMASVPLMEHIPMWKRPADGALITGWDYPACEAIGLLKMDFLGLRNLTVLGDALENVEKNRGETIDLEALTTDNENVYELLSRGDTLGVFQLDSGGMQELLKRMKPTGFNDIVASLALYRPGPMGVNAHWDYADRKNGRKPITPIHPELEEPLKEILDETYGLIVYQEQIMNISQKVANYTAGQADGFRKAMGKKKPEVLAKEYETFSAGMFENGYSKAAVDALWGTIEPFASYAFNKSHAAGYALVSYWTAYMKANYTAEYMAALLTSVGDKKDKSAIYLADCRHMGVSVLQPDINESEENFIAVGEDVRYGLAAIRNVGSEVVESIKETRRTKGHFTGFSDYLDKIDLAACNKRITESLIKAGAFDSLGHPRKGLMLIQEDAVDSVLSTKKAADKGQFDLFAAFGGDEAEGAVSAFAIEVPDDEWDRKHKLALEREMLGLYVSGHPLDGFEEAIDMQTDTELTTILGGELRHGAEVTIGGLISSVDRRFSKKDGSPWAIVTIEDHHGAQVEVLLFNKVYALVAPQIVEDNIILVKAHVSWRDDRMSLFGDDVKVPDLGPGNGAGLPLRLTMRTDQCTVNNISKLKQVLVNNPGDTDVYLNLVNGEHSQLMVLGDHLRIERSASLMGDLKASMGPGILG; encoded by the coding sequence ATGGCCAAAAACTCCTCCTTCGTGCATCTGCATAATCACACCGAATTTTCCATGCTCGATGGGATGGCGAAGGTGGATTTGCTCGCCGAAGAGGTTGCCCGCCAGGGCATGCCTGCAGTCGGAATGACCGACCACGGCAACATGTTCGGCTCGAACGCGTTCTACCGCCGCATGGTCGATGCGGGCATCAAGCCGATCATCGGCATCGAGGCGTACATGGCGCCCGGAAGTCGCTTCGATAAGAAGCGTCAGCTCTGGGGTACGCCTGATCAAAAGTCAGACGACGTTTCCGCCTCCGGTGCGTACCTGCACCAAACGCTGCTGGCCGAGAACGCCACAGGTCTGCGCAACCTCTTCAAGCTCTCTTCTCTTGCGTCCTACGAGGGCCAGCTGGGTAAATGGCCACGCATGGATGCCGAGCTCATCGCCGAGCACGCCGACGGCATCATCGCTACGACGGGTTGCCCTTCGGGAGATGTGCAAACGCGCCTCCGCTTGGGGCAATATGATGCGGCGCTCGAGGCTGCAGCAATGTGGCAGGACATATACGGCCGCGATAACTACTTCCTTGAGCTGATGGATCACGGCCTGCACATCGAGCGCCGCGTTCGTGAAGACCTGCTACGTATCGGCGAAGCGCTCGACCTTCCGCCGCTGGTCACTAACGATTGCCACTACGTGCTTGAATCCCAAGCACCAGCTCACGAGGCGATGCTCTGCGTGCAAACCGGTAAGACACTGATGGACCCGGACCGCTTCAAGTTCGACGGCACGGGCTACTACATCAAATCCGCAGAGCAGATGCGCGAGCTGTGGGACTCGGAAGTACCTGACGGCTGCGACAACACCCTGTGGATCGCTGAGCGCGTCGGTGATTACTCCGAGCTCTGGGAGGAACACCCGCACGATCGCATGCCGATCGCCGACGTACCGGAGGGCGAGACCCCGACCACGTGGCTGCGCAAAGAAGTCATGCGCGGGCTGGAGGACCGGTTCGACGGCGCCGAGGTGCCTCAGGATTATATCGAGCGCGCGAATTACGAGATCGACGTGATCGACATGAAGGGCTACCCGTCCTACTTCCTCATCGTCGCAGAGCTGATCAAGCATGCCCGCGAGATTGGTATCCGCGTTGGTCCAGGTCGTGGTTCAGCAGCGGGCGCGCTGGTTGCGTACGCGCTCACCATCACCAACATCGACCCGATGGAGCATGGCCTGCTCTTCGAGCGCTTCCTCAACCCGGAGCGCCCGAGTGCACCGGATATCGATATCGACTTCGACGATCGCCGTCGCGGCGAGATGATCACCTACGCCGCAGAGCGTTGGGGCGAAGACAAAATCGCCCAGGTGATCACGTTCGGCACGGTGAAAACAAAGCAGGCGATCAAGGACTCGGCGAAGGTGAACTTCGGCCAGCCGGGATTCCAGATGGCAGACCGGATCAACGCCGCACTGCCACCGGCGATCATGGCGAAAGACATTCCGCTGTCCGGCATCACCGACCCGGAGCACGCGCGCTACGCCGAGGCGGCTGAGGTGCGCTCGCTGATCGAGACGGACCCGGACGTCGCAAAGATCTACGAAACCGCCCGCGGTCTCGAGGGCGTCGTACGTCAGGCGGGTGTGCACGCGTGTGCGGTGATTATGGCTTCCGTGCCGCTCATGGAACATATTCCGATGTGGAAGCGCCCGGCCGACGGCGCACTGATCACCGGCTGGGACTACCCGGCATGTGAGGCCATTGGTCTTTTGAAGATGGACTTCCTGGGGCTTCGCAACCTCACGGTGCTTGGTGACGCGCTGGAGAACGTCGAAAAGAACCGTGGTGAAACCATCGACCTAGAGGCACTGACCACCGACAATGAGAATGTTTACGAACTCCTCTCCCGCGGTGACACCCTCGGCGTCTTCCAGCTCGACTCGGGCGGCATGCAGGAGCTGCTCAAGCGCATGAAGCCGACCGGGTTCAATGACATCGTCGCGTCGCTGGCGCTTTACCGCCCGGGACCGATGGGTGTGAACGCGCACTGGGACTACGCGGATCGCAAGAACGGTCGCAAGCCCATCACCCCGATCCACCCAGAGCTCGAGGAGCCGCTCAAAGAGATTCTCGACGAAACTTACGGTCTGATCGTCTACCAAGAGCAGATCATGAACATCTCGCAGAAGGTGGCGAACTACACCGCCGGCCAGGCAGACGGCTTCCGTAAGGCAATGGGCAAGAAGAAGCCCGAGGTGCTGGCCAAGGAGTACGAGACGTTCTCAGCCGGCATGTTCGAGAACGGTTACTCCAAGGCCGCGGTCGACGCACTGTGGGGCACGATCGAGCCGTTCGCGTCCTACGCGTTCAACAAGTCGCACGCCGCCGGTTACGCCCTGGTGTCGTACTGGACCGCCTACATGAAGGCGAACTACACCGCCGAGTACATGGCGGCGCTGCTGACTTCGGTGGGTGACAAGAAAGACAAATCCGCGATTTATCTCGCTGACTGCCGCCACATGGGTGTTTCAGTGCTCCAGCCCGACATCAACGAGTCGGAAGAGAACTTCATCGCGGTCGGTGAAGACGTGCGCTACGGTCTGGCGGCGATCCGAAATGTGGGTTCCGAGGTGGTCGAGTCGATCAAAGAAACTCGTCGCACCAAGGGTCACTTCACCGGATTCTCGGACTACTTGGACAAGATCGATCTTGCCGCCTGCAACAAGCGCATTACCGAGTCGCTGATTAAGGCCGGTGCGTTTGACTCTCTTGGACACCCGCGCAAGGGACTCATGCTCATCCAGGAGGACGCGGTCGACTCGGTACTGTCAACCAAGAAGGCAGCTGACAAGGGCCAGTTCGACCTCTTCGCGGCCTTTGGTGGGGACGAGGCCGAGGGCGCGGTGTCTGCGTTTGCGATCGAGGTGCCCGACGACGAATGGGATCGCAAACACAAACTTGCTCTTGAGCGCGAGATGCTCGGCCTGTACGTTTCGGGCCACCCGCTCGACGGCTTCGAAGAGGCCATTGACATGCAGACCGACACCGAGCTCACCACCATCCTCGGCGGCGAGCTTCGACACGGTGCGGAGGTCACTATCGGTGGCCTGATCTCGTCTGTGGATCGACGATTCTCCAAGAAGGACGGTTCGCCGTGGGCGATTGTCACGATTGAGGATCACCATGGTGCGCAGGTCGAGGTGCTGCTGTTCAACAAGGTCTATGCACTCGTCGCGCCGCAGATCGTGGAAGACAACATCATCTTGGTCAAAGCGCACGTGTCGTGGCGCGATGACCGCATGAGCTTGTTCGGCGACGACGTGAAGGTCCCCGACCTGGGCCCCGGCAACGGTGCCGGCCTGCCGCTGCGTCTCACCATGCGCACGGACCAGTGCACGGTGAATAACATCTCGAAGCTCAAGCAGGTCCTTGTAAACAATCCTGGTGACACCGATGTCTACCTGAACCTGGTCAACGGGGAACACAGTCAGCTCATGGTTCTTGGTGACCACCTGCGTATCGAACGCTCGGCATCGCTGATGGGCGACCTGAAAGCATCAATGGGTCCAGGAATTCTGGGATAG
- a CDS encoding ABC transporter permease, translating into MNIRESLRLALSSLNNNKMRSLLTLLGIIIGITAVIVITTLGRGLQNQVMSGMQGIGTTTHMVMVHERPDEEEVSDDPFAALDYAPAMDAENAMSLQDFEDLQAHFGERVEGIDIENSGGGEVLFEDTPVSTGINPVLPASLEMRGIDIEYGRGITQDDIDGQRPLAVVTWSLVDAAFGGNPQEALGSRIDVEANGQIAVFTVVGIAKDVNEGGMQMGPQSYADIYIPISGANRVGMDAEWFNFFTVRSSAEEETAVFQSDLQTYLDRLYRGNDEYTAEVLDMSDAIKELTQVFAIMTSVLSAIAGISLLVGGIGVMNIMLITVTERTREIGVRKALGATQSDIRMQFIIEAMMVCLLGGIIGVVLGGLLGMAGTAAFDAFATPPIMAVLLALFFSLAIGVFFGAYPASRAAKMEPVEALRYE; encoded by the coding sequence GTGAACATCCGAGAATCGCTCAGGCTTGCGCTTTCAAGCCTGAACAACAACAAGATGCGCTCGCTGCTGACGCTGCTGGGCATCATCATCGGCATCACCGCCGTCATTGTCATCACCACCCTGGGCCGTGGCCTCCAAAACCAGGTGATGAGCGGCATGCAGGGCATTGGCACCACGACGCACATGGTGATGGTGCACGAGCGGCCTGACGAAGAAGAAGTTTCCGACGATCCTTTCGCGGCGTTAGACTACGCGCCAGCCATGGATGCCGAAAACGCGATGTCGCTTCAGGATTTCGAAGATCTTCAAGCGCACTTTGGCGAGCGCGTCGAAGGCATCGACATAGAGAACTCCGGTGGCGGCGAAGTCTTGTTCGAAGACACGCCTGTGAGCACCGGGATCAACCCAGTGTTGCCTGCGTCGCTGGAGATGCGGGGCATCGACATCGAATACGGTCGCGGGATCACCCAAGACGACATCGATGGGCAACGTCCGCTCGCGGTGGTGACTTGGTCGCTCGTGGATGCGGCGTTCGGCGGCAATCCGCAGGAGGCCCTGGGCAGCCGGATTGATGTCGAGGCGAACGGGCAGATCGCGGTCTTCACCGTGGTGGGCATCGCCAAGGACGTTAACGAGGGCGGCATGCAGATGGGGCCGCAGTCGTACGCGGATATCTATATCCCGATCAGCGGCGCGAACCGCGTTGGTATGGACGCCGAATGGTTCAATTTCTTCACCGTGCGCTCGAGCGCGGAGGAGGAAACCGCGGTGTTCCAATCGGATCTGCAGACCTACCTCGACCGCCTTTACAGGGGAAATGACGAGTACACGGCAGAGGTACTCGACATGTCTGACGCGATTAAGGAACTGACGCAGGTGTTCGCCATCATGACGTCGGTGCTCTCCGCGATCGCGGGTATTTCGCTCCTGGTCGGTGGCATTGGCGTGATGAACATCATGCTTATTACCGTCACTGAGCGCACGAGGGAGATTGGCGTCCGCAAGGCACTCGGGGCTACCCAAAGCGACATTCGTATGCAGTTCATCATCGAAGCGATGATGGTGTGCTTGCTCGGCGGCATCATCGGTGTCGTGCTCGGCGGATTGCTTGGCATGGCTGGCACCGCAGCGTTCGACGCGTTTGCGACACCGCCCATTATGGCGGTGCTCCTGGCCCTGTTCTTCTCGCTGGCCATTGGCGTCTTTTTCGGCGCGTACCCGGCCTCCCGCGCGGCGAAAATGGAGCCTGTCGAAGCGCTGCGTTACGAATAG
- a CDS encoding ABC transporter ATP-binding protein, with amino-acid sequence MRNIVKTYNVGEPSELTVLHSVEFQARQREFVSIVGPSGGGKSTLMNLIGMLDRPTEGAYAFNGEPVYAKSDKELATYRSHNIGFVFQNFNLVGRIDALQNVAMPMMYAGVDKKAREARAEELLGMMGMGERIHHQPNELSGGQKQRVAIARALANDPDLLLADEPTGALDTKTGRLVMDLFHQLHDELGKAIVLITHNPELAEETERIVEIIDGRINDIREPSGVRHEGA; translated from the coding sequence ATGCGCAACATCGTCAAGACCTACAACGTGGGCGAGCCGAGCGAGCTCACCGTGCTCCACAGTGTCGAGTTCCAGGCCCGACAGCGCGAGTTCGTCTCCATCGTTGGCCCGTCCGGCGGCGGCAAGTCCACGCTGATGAACTTGATCGGCATGCTGGACCGGCCCACCGAGGGCGCCTACGCCTTCAACGGCGAGCCGGTGTATGCCAAGAGCGACAAGGAACTCGCCACCTACCGCAGCCACAACATCGGCTTTGTGTTCCAAAACTTCAATTTGGTGGGGCGCATCGACGCGCTGCAGAATGTCGCGATGCCGATGATGTACGCGGGCGTCGATAAGAAGGCCCGCGAGGCCCGCGCCGAGGAGCTGCTGGGCATGATGGGCATGGGCGAGCGCATCCACCACCAGCCCAACGAGCTTTCCGGTGGTCAGAAGCAGCGAGTCGCAATCGCACGCGCGCTAGCGAATGACCCGGATCTTTTGCTTGCCGACGAACCGACCGGCGCCTTGGACACCAAAACCGGACGGCTGGTGATGGACCTGTTCCACCAGTTGCACGACGAGTTGGGAAAGGCGATCGTGCTGATCACCCACAACCCGGAGCTCGCCGAGGAGACGGAGCGCATCGTCGAGATTATCGACGGTCGCATTAACGACATCCGTGAACCCTCGGGCGTGCGACACGAAGGGGCGTAA